In Rosa chinensis cultivar Old Blush chromosome 1, RchiOBHm-V2, whole genome shotgun sequence, a genomic segment contains:
- the LOC112174448 gene encoding glucomannan 4-beta-mannosyltransferase 9: MDALQGASQIGLVLQQAKAPLIVPLLRVLVAVCLGMSVLLFVEKVYMGIVIMLVKVFRRRPEKRWKWEAIKDDVELGNSAYPMVLVQIPMYNEKEVYQLSIGAACGLSWPSDRIVVQVLDDSTDPLIKDLVEVEVQRWASKGINIKYEVRDNRKGYKAGALKEGMKHSYVKQCDYVAIFDADFQPEPDFLWRTIPFLLHNPDIALVQARWKYVNADECLMTRMQEMSLDYHFTVEQEVGSATHAFFGFNGTAGVWRITALNEAGGWKDRTTVEDMDLAVRASLRGWKFVYISDLKVKNELPSTFKAYRYQQHRWSCGPANLFRKMVMEILRNKKVSPLKKLHVIYSFFFVRKIVAHIVTFVFYCVILPATVLVPEVQVPIWGAVYIPSTITLLNAVGTPRSLHLLIFWILFENVMSLHRTKATFIGLFEAGRVNEWVVTEKLGDALKTKSAAKAHRKPRLRIGERLHLLELIVGLYLFFCGCYDLAYGKNRFFIYLFLQSTAFFIAGVGYVGTFIPSS, from the exons ATGGACGCGCTCCAAGGAGCTAGCCAAATCGGGCTGGTTTTGCAGCAGGCGAAAGCGCCACTGATCGTGCCGCTGTTGCGAGTTTTGGTGGCGGTGTGCTTGGGGATGTCTGTGCTGCTCTTTGTGGAGAAGGTGTACATGGGAATTGTCATAATGTTGGTCAAGGTTTTCAGAAGAAGACCTGAGAAGCGTTGGAAATGGGAGGCAATAAAGGATGATGTGGAGCTTGGCAATTCTGCTTACCCTATGGTTCTTGTGCAAATTCCAATGTACAATGAAAAAGAG GTTTATCAGCTTTCTATTGGAGCTGCATGTGGGCTTTCATGGCCTTCTGATAGGATCGTAGTTCAAGTTCTTGATGATTCAACTGACCCTCTCATTAAG GATTTGGTGGAAGTAGAAGTGCAGAGATGGGCAAGCAAAGGAATAAACATAAAGTACGAGGTCAGAGACAACAGAAAAGGGTACAAAGCAGGGGCTCTCAAAGAGGGAATGAAGCACTCTTACGTCAAACAGTGTGACTACGTCGCCATTTTTGATGCCGACTTCCAACCTGAGCCCGATTTTCTGTGGCGCACAATCCCATTTCTCCTCCACAACCCTGATATTGCTCTTGTCCAAGCTCGCTGGAAATATG TAAACGCTGATGAGTGCTTAATGACCAGAATGCAAGAGATGTCTCTAGATTACCATTTCACAGTGGAGCAAGAAGTTGGGTCTGCTACTCATGCCTTCTTTGGTTTCAATG GCACAGCTGGAGTGTGGAGAATCACGGCCCTCAATGAGGCTGGAGGATGGAAGGACCGCACAACAGTGGAGGATATGGATTTAGCTGTCCGAGCTAGTCTTAGAGGCTGGAAGTTCGTCTATATTTCTGACCTCAAG GTGAAAAATGAATTGCCCAGTACTTTCAAAGCCTACCGTTATCAGCAGCACCGTTGGTCTTGTGGTCCAGCTAATCTCTTCCGGAAGATGGTAATGGAGATTTTAAGAAACAAG AAGGTGTCCCCATTGAAGAAGCTTCATGTGATCTACAGCTTTTTCTTTGTTCGCAAAATTGTAGCACATATTGTCACCTTTGTCTTCTACTGTGTTATTTTACCAGCAACGGTTTTGGTTCCTGAAGTTCAAGTTCCCATTTGGGGTGCTGTATACATTCCTTCTACCATTACTCTCCTCAATGCAGTTGGAACTCCTAG ATCACTCCACCTATTGATTTTCTGGATTCTCTTTGAGAATGTAATGTCCCTGCACCGGACTAAGGCAACATTTATAGGCCTGTTTGAAGCAGGGAGAGTAAATGAATGGGTCGTCACCGAGAAATTGGGAGATGCTCTCAAGACAAAATCAGCTGCAAAAGCTCACCGGAAACCTCGACTAAGGATCGGAGAAAG ACTCCATTTGCTTGAGCTCATTGTTGGACTCTACCTCTTCTTCTGTGGGTGCTATGATCTTGCTTATGGAAAGAACCGCTTCTTCATCTACCTTTTCCTCCAGTCCACTGCTTTCTTCATTGCCGGGGTTGGTTATGTTGGCACCTTCATCCCTAGCTCATAG